A window of the Streptomyces sp. NBC_01351 genome harbors these coding sequences:
- the sucC gene encoding ADP-forming succinate--CoA ligase subunit beta gives MDLFEYQARDLFAKHGVPVLAGEVIDTPEAAREATERLGGKSVVKAQVKVGGRGKAGGVKLAATPDEAVARATDILGMDIKGHTVHKVMIAETAPEILEEYYVSYLLDRTNRTFLAMASVAGGMDIEQVAEETPEKLAKVPVNANEGVTIEKAREIVALAQFPAEVAEKVAEVLVTLWATFIAEDALLVEVNPLAKVANGDVIALDGKVSLDENAEFRQPGHEEFVDHAAANPLEAAAKAKNLNYVKLDGEVGIIGNGAGLVMSTLDVVAYAGENHGGVKPANFLDIGGGASAAVMANGLEIILGDPDVKSVFVNVFGGITACDEVANGIVQALQLLADKGEAVTKPLVVRLDGNNAELGRKILSDANHPLVQRVDTMDGAADKAAELAAAK, from the coding sequence GTGGACCTGTTCGAGTACCAGGCGAGGGACCTCTTCGCCAAGCACGGTGTACCGGTGCTGGCCGGTGAAGTCATCGACACGCCTGAGGCGGCTCGCGAGGCCACCGAGCGGCTGGGCGGCAAGTCGGTCGTCAAGGCGCAGGTGAAGGTCGGCGGCCGCGGCAAGGCCGGCGGCGTGAAGCTTGCCGCCACCCCGGACGAGGCCGTCGCCCGTGCGACGGACATCCTCGGCATGGACATCAAGGGCCACACGGTCCACAAGGTGATGATCGCCGAGACCGCGCCGGAGATCCTGGAGGAGTACTACGTCTCCTACCTCCTCGACCGCACCAACCGCACCTTCCTGGCCATGGCCTCGGTCGCGGGCGGCATGGACATCGAGCAGGTCGCCGAGGAGACCCCGGAGAAGCTCGCGAAGGTCCCGGTGAACGCCAACGAGGGCGTGACCATCGAGAAGGCCCGCGAGATCGTCGCCCTGGCGCAGTTCCCGGCCGAGGTCGCCGAGAAGGTCGCCGAGGTCCTCGTGACCCTGTGGGCGACCTTCATCGCCGAGGACGCGCTCCTCGTCGAGGTCAACCCGCTCGCGAAGGTCGCCAACGGCGACGTCATCGCCCTCGACGGCAAGGTCTCGCTCGACGAGAACGCCGAGTTCCGTCAGCCGGGCCACGAGGAGTTCGTGGACCACGCTGCCGCGAACCCGCTCGAGGCGGCCGCCAAGGCGAAGAACCTCAACTACGTCAAGCTCGACGGTGAGGTCGGCATCATCGGCAACGGCGCGGGTCTCGTCATGAGCACCCTCGACGTCGTCGCCTACGCCGGCGAGAACCACGGCGGCGTCAAGCCCGCCAACTTCCTGGACATCGGCGGTGGCGCCTCCGCCGCCGTCATGGCCAACGGTCTCGAGATCATCCTCGGCGACCCGGACGTCAAGTCCGTCTTCGTCAACGTCTTCGGTGGCATCACCGCCTGTGACGAGGTCGCCAACGGCATCGTCCAGGCGCTGCAGCTGCTCGCGGACAAGGGCGAGGCGGTCACCAAGCCGCTGGTCGTCCGTCTCGACGGCAACAACGCCGAGCTGGGTCGCAAGATCCTCTCGGACGCCAACCACCCGCTGGTGCAGCGCGTGGACACCATGGACGGCGCGGCCGACAAGGCCGCCGAGCTCGCGGCTGCGAAGTAA
- a CDS encoding DUF5682 family protein, translating to MSPSPEGPLLLGVRHHGPGSARAVRAALETARPAAVLIEGPPEGDALLALAADPGMRPPVALLAHAADDPGRAAFWPLAEFSPEWVAIRWAQQAGVPVRFMDLPAAHSLAVGEAGKAAQGEDGDEGADPVRVDPLAVLAETAGYDDPERWWEDVVEHRGAKEADALGAFEALGEAMGALREAYGDGGHARDLVREAYMRQRMRAARREFGDRYAVVCGAWHVPALRAKTTVAADKALLTGLPKVKVETTWVPWTHRRLARAGGYGAGITSPGWYAHLFAARDRPVERWLTKVAGLLREEDRQVSSAHVIEAVRLAETLAAMRGRPLPGLTETLEAVRAVMCDGSDVPLALIEDRLVVGDVLGEVPDGAPVVPLQRDLTRQQRSLRLKAEAHDRELELDLRKDTDAAKSLLLHRLRLLGIEWGRPTASRGSTGTFRETWRLRWEPELSVRVAEAGIWGTTVLAAATAKAETEAAAAEELGEVTALAEQCLLAGLSEALPAVLRALADRAALDTDVARLAKALPALARSLRYGDVRGTDAAALATVATGLAERICVALPSACATGLDADAAAELRGHVDGVHGAIGLFADAEEGLRERWSAVLRTLAGRDTVPGLIRGRAARLLLDDGRLPAEETARLMGLALSPAAEPADAAGWIEGFAGGSSGGGTLLVHDERLLGLIDSWLVGVPERAFTDVLPLLRRTFGAYEPGVKRTLGELVRRGPGGRPGSVAPSGEAPEGFAPELDPERADAVVPLVRLLLAGAVA from the coding sequence ATGAGCCCGAGCCCCGAGGGCCCCCTGCTGCTGGGCGTACGGCACCACGGGCCCGGGTCGGCCCGCGCGGTGCGGGCCGCCCTGGAGACCGCCCGGCCGGCGGCGGTCCTGATCGAGGGCCCGCCCGAGGGGGACGCCCTCCTCGCACTCGCCGCCGACCCGGGCATGCGGCCCCCCGTGGCGCTGCTCGCCCACGCCGCGGACGACCCGGGCCGGGCCGCGTTCTGGCCGCTGGCCGAGTTCTCCCCGGAATGGGTCGCCATCCGCTGGGCGCAGCAGGCGGGCGTACCGGTGCGGTTCATGGACCTGCCGGCCGCGCACTCGCTCGCCGTCGGGGAGGCGGGGAAGGCGGCGCAAGGGGAAGACGGGGACGAGGGAGCCGATCCCGTCCGGGTGGACCCCCTCGCGGTGCTGGCCGAGACCGCCGGGTACGACGACCCCGAGCGCTGGTGGGAGGACGTGGTCGAACACCGGGGGGCCAAGGAGGCCGACGCGCTGGGCGCGTTCGAGGCGCTCGGCGAGGCCATGGGCGCCCTGCGGGAGGCGTACGGCGACGGCGGCCACGCCCGGGACCTCGTGCGCGAGGCGTACATGCGCCAGCGCATGCGCGCCGCCCGCAGGGAGTTCGGCGACCGGTACGCCGTGGTCTGCGGGGCCTGGCATGTCCCGGCACTGCGCGCGAAGACCACCGTCGCCGCGGACAAGGCGCTGCTCACCGGCCTCCCGAAGGTCAAGGTGGAGACCACCTGGGTGCCCTGGACCCACCGCAGGCTCGCCCGGGCCGGCGGGTACGGGGCGGGCATCACCTCGCCCGGCTGGTACGCCCACCTCTTCGCGGCCCGCGACCGGCCCGTCGAACGATGGCTGACCAAGGTCGCCGGCCTGCTGCGGGAGGAGGACCGGCAGGTCTCCTCGGCGCACGTGATCGAGGCGGTCCGGCTGGCCGAGACCCTGGCCGCGATGCGGGGGAGACCGCTGCCCGGGCTCACCGAGACGCTGGAGGCCGTCCGCGCGGTGATGTGCGACGGCTCCGACGTACCGCTCGCGCTGATCGAGGACCGCCTGGTGGTCGGCGACGTGCTCGGAGAGGTCCCCGACGGCGCTCCCGTTGTACCGCTCCAGCGCGACCTCACCCGGCAGCAGCGCTCGCTGCGCCTCAAGGCCGAGGCGCACGACCGCGAACTGGAACTGGACCTCCGCAAGGACACCGACGCCGCGAAGTCCCTGCTGCTGCACCGGCTGCGGCTGCTCGGGATCGAGTGGGGCAGGCCGACCGCCTCCCGGGGCAGCACCGGGACCTTCCGGGAGACCTGGCGGCTCCGGTGGGAGCCGGAGCTGTCGGTGCGGGTCGCCGAGGCCGGCATATGGGGGACCACCGTCCTGGCGGCGGCCACCGCCAAGGCCGAGACCGAAGCGGCCGCCGCCGAGGAACTGGGCGAGGTCACGGCACTGGCCGAGCAGTGCCTGCTGGCCGGGCTGTCCGAGGCACTGCCCGCCGTGCTGAGGGCCCTCGCCGACCGGGCGGCGCTGGACACCGATGTGGCGCGGCTCGCGAAGGCCCTGCCGGCGCTGGCCCGTTCGCTGCGGTACGGGGACGTCCGGGGCACCGACGCGGCGGCCCTCGCCACGGTGGCGACCGGCCTCGCCGAGCGGATATGCGTGGCCCTCCCGTCGGCCTGCGCGACCGGGCTCGACGCCGACGCGGCGGCGGAGCTGCGGGGCCACGTGGACGGGGTGCACGGCGCGATCGGGCTGTTCGCGGACGCGGAGGAGGGGCTGCGCGAGCGCTGGTCCGCGGTGCTGCGGACGCTGGCCGGCCGGGACACCGTGCCCGGCCTGATCCGCGGCCGGGCGGCCAGGCTGCTGCTCGACGACGGGCGGCTGCCGGCCGAGGAGACGGCCCGGCTGATGGGGCTCGCGCTGTCACCGGCGGCCGAGCCGGCCGACGCGGCGGGCTGGATCGAGGGCTTCGCGGGCGGGAGTTCGGGCGGCGGCACGCTGCTCGTCCACGACGAGCGGCTGCTGGGCCTGATCGACAGCTGGCTGGTGGGGGTCCCGGAGCGCGCGTTCACCGATGTACTGCCGCTGCTGCGGCGCACGTTCGGGGCGTACGAGCCGGGGGTGAAGCGCACGCTGGGCGAGCTGGTCCGCCGGGGCCCTGGCGGGCGGCCGGGCTCGGTGGCTCCCTCGGGCGAGGCCCCCGAGGGCTTCGCGCCGGAGCTGGACCCGGAGCGGGCGGACGCGGTCGTGCCGCTGGTTCGGCTGCTGCTCGCCGGTGCGGTGGCCTGA
- a CDS encoding ATP-binding protein encodes MTKHENGSGAEALRPHAEDAFAHELKALAAADDRPRPTRWKLSPWAVATYLQGGTLADGTVITPKYVGPRRIVEVAVTTLATDRALLLLGVPGTAKTWVSEHLAAAVSGDSTLLVQGTAGTPEEAIRYGWNYARLLAHGPSREAIVPSPVMRAMADGMTARVEELTRIPADVQDTLITVLSEKTLPIPELGEEVQAVRGFNLIATANDRDRGVNELSSALRRRFNTVVLPLPATADAEVDIVARRVDQMGRALDLPAAPEGLEEIRRVVTVFRELRDGVTDDGRTKVKSPSGTLSTAEAISVVTGGLALAAHFGDGVLRPSDVAAGILGAVVRDPAADKVVWQEYLEAVVRERDGWKDFYRACREVTV; translated from the coding sequence ATGACCAAGCACGAGAACGGCAGCGGAGCCGAGGCCCTGCGACCGCACGCCGAAGACGCCTTCGCACACGAACTGAAAGCCCTGGCGGCCGCCGACGACCGGCCTCGCCCGACCCGCTGGAAGCTCTCTCCGTGGGCCGTCGCCACCTACCTGCAGGGCGGCACCCTCGCCGACGGCACGGTCATCACACCCAAGTACGTCGGGCCGCGCCGCATCGTCGAAGTCGCCGTCACCACCCTCGCGACCGACCGCGCCCTGCTCCTGCTCGGAGTCCCCGGCACCGCCAAGACCTGGGTGTCCGAACACCTCGCGGCCGCGGTCAGCGGAGACTCCACCCTCCTCGTCCAAGGCACCGCCGGCACCCCCGAGGAGGCCATCCGCTACGGCTGGAACTACGCCCGGCTCCTGGCCCACGGCCCCAGCCGCGAAGCGATCGTCCCCAGCCCCGTCATGCGGGCCATGGCCGACGGCATGACCGCCCGCGTCGAGGAGCTCACCCGTATCCCGGCCGACGTCCAGGACACCCTCATCACCGTCCTGTCCGAGAAGACCCTGCCGATACCGGAGCTCGGCGAAGAGGTGCAGGCCGTGCGCGGGTTCAACCTCATCGCCACCGCCAACGACCGCGACCGCGGGGTCAACGAGCTCTCCAGCGCGCTGCGCCGCCGCTTCAACACCGTGGTCCTGCCGCTGCCCGCCACGGCCGACGCCGAGGTGGACATCGTCGCCCGCCGCGTCGACCAGATGGGCCGCGCCCTCGACCTGCCGGCCGCGCCCGAGGGCCTGGAAGAGATCCGCCGCGTCGTCACCGTCTTCCGCGAGCTGCGCGACGGGGTCACCGACGACGGCCGCACCAAGGTGAAGTCCCCCAGCGGCACCCTGTCCACGGCCGAGGCCATCTCCGTCGTCACCGGAGGCCTCGCCCTCGCCGCCCACTTCGGGGACGGCGTGCTGCGCCCCTCCGACGTGGCCGCGGGGATCCTCGGCGCCGTCGTCCGCGACCCCGCCGCCGACAAGGTCGTCTGGCAGGAGTACCTGGAGGCCGTGGTCCGCGAGCGCGACGGCTGGAAGGACTTCTACCGCGCCTGCCGGGAGGTGACGGTATGA
- the sucD gene encoding succinate--CoA ligase subunit alpha — protein MAIFLNKDSKVIVQGMTGATGMKHTKLMLADGTNIVGGVNPRKAGTTVDFDGTEVPVFGSVAEAMEKTGANVSVLFVPPAFAKSAVVEAIDAEIPLAVVITEGIAVHDSAAFWAYATAKGNKTRIIGPNCPGLITPGQSNAGIIPGDITKPGKIGLVSKSGTLTYQMMYELRDIGFTSAVGIGGDPVIGTTHIDALEAFEADPETELIVMIGEIGGDAEERAADFIAKNVTKPVVGYVAGFTAPEGKTMGHAGAIVSGSSGTAQAKKEALEAAGVKVGKTPTETAKLAREILNAAQ, from the coding sequence ATGGCTATCTTCCTCAACAAGGACAGCAAGGTCATCGTCCAGGGCATGACCGGTGCCACGGGCATGAAGCACACCAAGCTGATGCTGGCTGACGGCACCAACATCGTCGGCGGCGTGAACCCGCGCAAGGCCGGCACCACCGTCGACTTCGACGGCACCGAGGTCCCGGTCTTCGGCTCCGTCGCCGAGGCGATGGAGAAGACGGGCGCCAACGTCTCCGTCCTCTTCGTCCCGCCGGCCTTCGCCAAGTCCGCCGTGGTCGAGGCGATCGACGCCGAGATCCCGCTGGCCGTCGTCATCACCGAGGGCATCGCGGTGCACGACTCCGCCGCCTTCTGGGCGTACGCGACCGCCAAGGGCAACAAGACCCGCATCATCGGCCCGAACTGCCCGGGTCTGATCACCCCCGGCCAGTCCAACGCCGGCATCATCCCGGGCGACATCACCAAGCCCGGCAAGATCGGTCTCGTGTCCAAGTCCGGCACGCTGACCTACCAGATGATGTACGAGCTGCGCGACATCGGCTTCACCTCCGCCGTCGGCATCGGTGGCGACCCGGTCATCGGGACCACGCACATCGACGCCCTGGAGGCCTTCGAGGCCGACCCGGAGACCGAGCTCATCGTCATGATCGGCGAGATCGGCGGCGACGCCGAGGAGCGTGCGGCGGACTTCATCGCGAAGAACGTCACCAAGCCGGTCGTCGGCTACGTCGCGGGCTTCACCGCCCCCGAGGGCAAGACCATGGGCCACGCGGGTGCCATCGTCTCCGGTTCTTCTGGCACCGCACAGGCCAAGAAGGAAGCCCTGGAGGCCGCGGGCGTGAAGGTCGGCAAGACGCCGACCGAGACCGCGAAGCTGGCGCGCGAGATCCTGAACGCCGCTCAGTAA
- a CDS encoding esterase/lipase family protein, with protein MGLSVPGMSSIPTTGAALRAGALEVVVLGGHLLLYPTGVRQEKVDPAPPSARPPVLLLHGFTDNRSVFVLLRRALGAGGLRHVEAYNYSPFTRDLRVTARHLARRVEELCARTGQDRVDLVGHSLGGLVGRYYVQRLGGDTRVRTLITLGTPHSGTAVAPFMDAHPLVRQMRPDSEVMTELALPAPGCATRCVAFWSEFDAVMAPVGTARIEHPDLRVENVQVTGIGHLALPAHPTVIAAVRRALDGPGAAMVAGSEAASVA; from the coding sequence ATGGGGCTGTCCGTGCCCGGAATGTCGTCGATACCCACCACCGGTGCCGCGTTACGGGCGGGCGCGCTGGAGGTGGTCGTGCTCGGCGGGCACCTCCTCCTCTATCCCACCGGAGTGCGCCAGGAGAAGGTCGACCCCGCCCCGCCTTCGGCACGGCCGCCCGTACTCCTCCTCCACGGGTTCACCGACAACCGCTCCGTCTTCGTCCTGCTGCGCCGCGCCCTCGGGGCCGGCGGCCTGCGGCACGTGGAGGCGTACAACTACTCGCCTTTCACCCGCGACCTGCGCGTCACCGCCCGCCACCTCGCCCGGCGCGTCGAGGAGCTGTGCGCGCGCACCGGGCAGGACCGGGTCGACCTCGTCGGGCACAGCCTTGGCGGGCTGGTCGGCCGGTACTACGTCCAGCGCCTCGGCGGTGACACCCGCGTCCGCACCCTCATCACGCTCGGCACTCCGCATTCGGGCACGGCGGTCGCCCCCTTCATGGACGCGCACCCGCTGGTCCGCCAGATGCGGCCGGACTCCGAGGTCATGACCGAACTGGCGCTGCCCGCGCCCGGCTGCGCCACCCGATGCGTCGCGTTCTGGAGCGAGTTCGACGCGGTGATGGCCCCGGTGGGGACGGCCAGGATCGAGCATCCGGACCTCCGCGTGGAGAACGTGCAGGTCACCGGGATCGGCCACCTCGCGCTCCCCGCACATCCCACCGTGATCGCCGCGGTCCGGCGGGCCCTCGACGGGCCCGGCGCGGCGATGGTCGCGGGCTCGGAAGCCGCGTCGGTCGCGTAG
- a CDS encoding cobalamin B12-binding domain-containing protein, which yields MGVTGPIRVVVAKPGLDGHDRGAKVIARALRDAGMEVIYTGLHQTPEQIVDTAIQEDADAIGLSILSGAHNTLFVRVLELLKERDAEDIKVFGGGIIPEADIAPLKDKGVAEIFTPGATTTAIVDWVRANVRQ from the coding sequence ATGGGTGTGACCGGTCCGATCCGTGTGGTGGTGGCCAAGCCGGGTCTCGACGGCCACGACCGCGGGGCCAAGGTGATCGCTCGGGCGCTGCGGGACGCGGGCATGGAGGTCATCTACACGGGCCTGCACCAGACCCCCGAGCAAATCGTGGACACCGCCATCCAGGAGGACGCCGACGCGATCGGCCTCTCGATCCTCTCCGGCGCCCACAACACGCTGTTCGTCCGCGTCCTCGAACTGCTCAAGGAGCGCGACGCGGAGGACATCAAGGTCTTCGGCGGCGGCATCATCCCGGAGGCTGACATCGCTCCGCTCAAGGACAAGGGCGTGGCCGAAATCTTCACCCCGGGCGCGACGACGACCGCGATCGTGGACTGGGTCCGCGCGAACGTCCGCCAGTAG
- a CDS encoding DUF5691 domain-containing protein encodes MDKGDEGYGNWEELVGAALLGTERRGGGGPTGSPEALLDAAAVHAVRRRAGLLPAEAGPRPEPAPRDPRPAPPEAARRRLAQLLAGRSGAAASGGRRGAAPDLTELLPQWLAAARRHGYRSPASLLPALLDAARARTDLRPHALALAGVRGLWLARLNPDWRFALRGGATGAGELPDVTDAAGVERLWEEGLFAERVALLGAVRAHEAAAAPRLLTTTWTTERAEDRLMFLDSLRVGLSDGDEPFLEAALGDRSRNVRATAAELLSALPRSALAGRMAERALACVGPEGVTPPAECDAGMLRDGVVKRPPAGRGERAWWLGQLVEAAPLSCWRERFGGLGPAEIVALPIAGGEGWTEELHAAWCRAAVRQRDAEWSRALLGPASAPPAAGPGTASLAERAKLLSILPDAERAAWVAEFIRAHGLSEAFQLLGVCVVPWAGALGRAVVDALDIAREAGSYPWSFSGVMGLAERCLDPAEAGRLEALTAAAEDPRDAVPGAAAYWAEAFQRLVATLRLREAMLAELAVAA; translated from the coding sequence ATGGACAAGGGCGACGAGGGGTACGGGAACTGGGAGGAGCTGGTCGGCGCCGCACTGCTGGGCACCGAGCGGCGCGGGGGCGGGGGGCCGACCGGCTCTCCGGAGGCGCTGCTGGACGCGGCGGCCGTGCACGCCGTGCGGCGCCGGGCCGGGCTGCTGCCGGCCGAGGCGGGCCCGCGCCCGGAGCCCGCGCCCCGGGATCCACGGCCGGCGCCGCCGGAAGCGGCCCGGCGGCGGCTCGCGCAGCTGCTGGCGGGCCGCTCGGGTGCGGCCGCCAGTGGCGGGCGGAGGGGGGCCGCCCCGGATCTTACGGAGCTGCTGCCCCAGTGGCTGGCCGCCGCCCGGCGGCACGGCTACCGCTCACCGGCCTCGCTCCTCCCGGCGCTGCTGGACGCCGCCCGGGCGCGTACGGACCTGCGGCCGCACGCCCTGGCGTTGGCCGGGGTGCGGGGGTTGTGGCTGGCCCGGCTGAATCCGGACTGGCGGTTCGCCCTGCGGGGAGGGGCGACGGGCGCGGGGGAGCTCCCGGACGTGACCGACGCGGCGGGGGTGGAACGACTCTGGGAGGAGGGGCTGTTCGCGGAGCGGGTGGCGCTGCTGGGCGCCGTACGGGCACATGAGGCGGCGGCCGCGCCCCGCTTGCTGACGACGACCTGGACCACGGAACGGGCCGAGGACCGGCTGATGTTCCTCGACTCCCTGAGGGTGGGTCTGTCGGACGGGGACGAGCCGTTCCTGGAGGCGGCGCTCGGTGACCGCAGCCGCAATGTCCGCGCGACTGCCGCCGAATTGCTGTCGGCGCTGCCGCGCTCCGCGCTGGCGGGGCGGATGGCGGAGCGCGCGCTGGCCTGCGTGGGCCCGGAGGGGGTGACCCCGCCGGCCGAGTGCGATGCGGGGATGCTCCGCGACGGGGTGGTCAAGCGGCCGCCCGCCGGGCGGGGGGAGCGGGCGTGGTGGCTCGGCCAGCTGGTTGAGGCGGCTCCGCTGTCCTGCTGGCGGGAGCGGTTCGGGGGCCTCGGACCGGCGGAGATAGTGGCCCTGCCGATCGCCGGGGGCGAGGGCTGGACGGAGGAACTGCACGCGGCGTGGTGCCGGGCGGCGGTGCGCCAGCGTGACGCGGAGTGGTCGCGGGCGCTGCTCGGCCCGGCGTCCGCGCCACCCGCGGCGGGCCCGGGCACGGCCTCGCTGGCCGAGCGGGCCAAGCTGCTGTCGATCCTGCCGGACGCGGAGCGGGCGGCCTGGGTCGCGGAGTTCATACGTGCCCACGGACTCTCGGAGGCGTTCCAGTTGCTCGGGGTGTGCGTGGTGCCGTGGGCGGGGGCGCTGGGGCGGGCGGTCGTGGACGCGCTGGACATAGCCCGGGAAGCGGGCAGCTACCCGTGGAGCTTCAGCGGTGTGATGGGGCTGGCGGAACGCTGCCTCGACCCCGCGGAGGCCGGACGGCTGGAGGCGCTGACCGCTGCCGCGGAGGATCCGCGGGACGCGGTGCCGGGGGCTGCCGCGTACTGGGCGGAGGCCTTTCAGCGGCTGGTCGCCACGCTGCGGCTGCGCGAGGCCATGCTGGCGGAGCTGGCCGTGGCGGCCTGA
- a CDS encoding VWA domain-containing protein encodes MAASSAVGEGRLRRWRMVLGGGEADGTGCALSGRDAAMDAALGALYGGGGGGERSRKGSGERSAGLGGSAPNVARWLGDIRTYFPSSVVQVMQRDAIERLGLSALLLEPEMLEAVEPDVHLVGTLLSLNKAMPETTKETARAVVRKVVEQLEKKLAAKTRATLTGALDRSARISRPRHHDIDWDRTIRANLKNYLPEYRTVVPERLIGYGRAAQSVKKEVILCIDQSGSMAASVVYASVFGAVLASMRSIATRLVVFDTAVVDLTDQLDDPVDVLFGTQLGGGTDINRALAYCQSKITRPADTVVVLISDLYEGGIRNEMLKRVAAMKASGVEFVTLLALSDEGAPAYDREHAAALAALGAPAFACTPDLFPEVMAAALEKRPLPVP; translated from the coding sequence ATGGCCGCGAGCAGCGCCGTGGGCGAGGGGCGGTTGCGGCGGTGGCGGATGGTGCTCGGTGGGGGAGAGGCCGATGGGACCGGGTGTGCGCTGAGCGGGCGGGACGCGGCCATGGACGCCGCTCTCGGGGCGCTGTACGGCGGCGGTGGGGGTGGTGAGCGGTCCCGGAAGGGGTCCGGCGAGCGGTCGGCCGGGCTGGGCGGCTCCGCGCCGAACGTGGCCCGGTGGCTCGGGGACATCCGTACGTATTTCCCCAGCTCCGTGGTCCAGGTGATGCAGCGCGACGCGATCGAGCGGCTCGGCCTGTCCGCCCTGCTGCTGGAGCCCGAGATGCTGGAGGCCGTGGAGCCCGACGTCCATCTGGTCGGCACCCTGCTCTCCCTGAACAAGGCGATGCCCGAGACGACGAAGGAGACGGCGCGGGCCGTCGTCCGGAAGGTCGTCGAGCAGTTGGAGAAGAAGCTCGCGGCCAAGACGCGGGCCACGCTCACCGGCGCGCTCGACCGGTCCGCCCGGATCAGCCGGCCCCGCCACCACGACATCGACTGGGACCGCACGATCCGGGCCAACCTCAAGAACTACCTGCCGGAGTACCGCACCGTCGTCCCCGAACGGCTGATCGGCTACGGCCGGGCGGCGCAGTCGGTGAAGAAGGAGGTGATCCTCTGCATCGACCAGTCGGGTTCGATGGCGGCCTCCGTCGTCTACGCCTCCGTGTTCGGGGCGGTGCTGGCCTCGATGCGGTCGATCGCGACCAGGCTGGTCGTCTTCGACACCGCCGTCGTGGACCTGACGGACCAGCTCGACGACCCGGTGGACGTTCTGTTCGGCACCCAGCTGGGCGGTGGCACCGACATCAACCGGGCCCTGGCCTACTGCCAGTCGAAGATCACCCGACCCGCCGACACCGTCGTCGTTCTCATCAGCGACCTTTACGAGGGCGGCATACGCAACGAGATGCTGAAGCGGGTCGCCGCGATGAAGGCGTCGGGGGTCGAGTTCGTGACCCTGCTGGCGCTGTCCGACGAGGGCGCCCCGGCCTACGACCGCGAGCACGCCGCCGCCCTTGCGGCGCTTGGGGCGCCGGCCTTCGCCTGCACCCCCGACCTGTTCCCCGAGGTGATGGCCGCGGCGCTCGAGAAGCGGCCCCTCCCCGTGCCGTGA
- a CDS encoding SWIM zinc finger family protein — MTEQGVRWTAEQVLALAPDDASRKAGSRLGGTGPWSQIGGSASGSVWGLCKGSGRTPYRTVVDLTGPAYKCSCPSRKFPCKHALGLLLLWSAEGVGEPGEAPDWAAQWLADRAAKAARPAAGAAGPVDAEAARKRAERRASRIGAGVTELEQRLADVLRGGLAGQEQAGYAAWEETAARMVDAQAPGLAGRVRELGTIPSCGPGWPARMLEEAALLHLLDRAWLGVAGLPEQLAATVRSRVGLPASGEGEAVRDRWLVLAQYDSASPDGRLTTRRIWLRGLAGGRPALVLDFGPPGRPPGLALPVGLVLEAEIRFRPGSAGLRADLGERFAAAMPCTEVPAGVSTGAALEAYGAALRDDPWLESWPVVLGPVVPIPGELGWQLADAEGTSALPVPLTGTGSRSRGGLWQLAALSGGGPVTVFGECGHRGFTPLTAWQPGSPEPVALG; from the coding sequence ATGACTGAGCAGGGGGTCCGCTGGACAGCGGAACAGGTACTGGCTCTGGCTCCTGACGATGCCTCACGCAAGGCGGGAAGCAGACTCGGCGGGACGGGGCCGTGGTCGCAGATCGGAGGTTCCGCTTCCGGTTCTGTATGGGGGTTGTGCAAGGGCAGCGGCCGCACGCCGTACCGGACGGTCGTGGACCTGACGGGACCGGCATACAAGTGCTCTTGCCCGAGCCGGAAGTTCCCGTGCAAGCACGCGCTGGGGCTGCTGCTGCTCTGGTCCGCCGAGGGGGTGGGCGAGCCCGGGGAGGCGCCGGACTGGGCCGCGCAGTGGCTGGCGGACCGGGCGGCGAAGGCCGCCCGCCCGGCTGCCGGGGCGGCCGGTCCGGTGGACGCGGAAGCCGCGCGGAAGCGGGCCGAGCGGCGGGCCTCGCGGATCGGCGCGGGTGTCACCGAGCTGGAGCAGCGGCTGGCCGATGTGCTGCGCGGCGGCCTCGCGGGCCAGGAGCAGGCCGGATACGCGGCGTGGGAGGAGACGGCGGCCCGGATGGTGGACGCCCAGGCTCCGGGACTGGCGGGGCGGGTACGGGAGTTGGGGACGATACCCAGTTGCGGGCCCGGCTGGCCCGCCCGGATGCTGGAGGAGGCGGCGCTGCTGCACTTGCTGGACCGGGCCTGGCTCGGTGTGGCCGGGCTGCCCGAACAGCTGGCCGCGACGGTGCGCAGCCGAGTGGGACTGCCGGCCTCCGGGGAGGGGGAGGCCGTACGGGACCGCTGGCTGGTGCTGGCCCAGTACGACTCGGCGTCACCGGACGGCCGGCTCACCACCCGCCGGATATGGCTGCGCGGGCTGGCGGGCGGGCGGCCGGCCCTGGTGCTGGACTTCGGACCGCCCGGGCGGCCACCGGGGCTGGCGCTGCCCGTGGGGCTGGTGCTGGAGGCGGAGATCCGCTTCCGGCCCGGGTCGGCGGGGCTGCGGGCGGACCTCGGGGAGAGATTCGCGGCGGCCATGCCGTGCACGGAGGTTCCGGCCGGGGTGAGCACGGGGGCGGCGCTGGAGGCGTACGGGGCGGCACTGCGGGATGACCCGTGGCTGGAGTCCTGGCCTGTGGTGCTGGGCCCGGTGGTTCCGATACCGGGAGAGCTCGGCTGGCAGCTGGCGGACGCGGAGGGCACCTCCGCGTTGCCTGTGCCGCTCACGGGGACGGGCAGCCGGTCCCGCGGGGGCCTGTGGCAGCTGGCCGCACTGTCGGGCGGGGGTCCGGTGACGGTGTTCGGCGAATGCGGTCACCGGGGATTCACCCCGCTGACGGCCTGGCAGCCGGGCTCACCGGAGCCGGTGGCCCTGGGCTGA